A genomic region of Clavibacter michiganensis subsp. insidiosus contains the following coding sequences:
- the mtrB gene encoding MtrAB system histidine kinase MtrB has translation MRPLPVWLVDWRSWPRRLTRIWAVSLQFRTVLITVALSGVTVLLIGVLMTQSISSDLFRQRLDTVLQQSNSATSRMQEQFTSSDASDQTELEQLRTQVFDELRGSAINLSDFAFRRTPGTEARNVLQNASTADYVDSLLSADLRRAVGEGTGTQQWQSVAIPVGDQGATSPGIVVGSSIDIPSAGRYELYLVYDLGDIQQTLDFVAGTILLAFLFLIVLIGAIAWLVVRLVVAPIRVAADTSQKLAAGQLEERLPVKGEDVIATLARSFNGMADSLQSQITQLADLSQLQQRFVSDVSHELRTPLTTIRLAGGVLYDLREDFSPPAARSAELLHTQVERFETLLADLLEISRFDAGAVDLVTEPTNLVRLVEDSIEEFEGLAAQKGSELKLVAPGGYFDAEMDARRVRRIVTNLVGNAVDHGEGRPIVITVDSDRDAVALAVRDYGVGMTHEEMGHVFDRFWRADPSRQRTTGGTGLGLAISLEDTNLHHGWLQLWSRPGEGSCFRLTLPRRPDVPLDGSPVALPPDDPADDRADEEDARVPST, from the coding sequence ATGCGCCCGTTGCCCGTGTGGCTCGTCGACTGGAGGTCGTGGCCGCGCCGCCTCACCCGGATCTGGGCGGTCTCCCTCCAGTTCCGCACCGTCCTCATCACGGTCGCGCTCTCCGGCGTCACTGTCCTCCTCATCGGCGTGCTCATGACGCAGAGCATCTCGAGCGACCTCTTCCGCCAGCGGCTCGACACCGTGCTGCAGCAGTCGAACAGCGCCACCAGCCGGATGCAGGAGCAGTTCACCTCCTCCGACGCCAGCGACCAGACCGAGCTCGAGCAGCTCCGCACGCAGGTCTTCGACGAGCTGCGCGGCAGCGCCATCAACCTCTCCGACTTCGCGTTCCGCCGCACGCCCGGCACGGAGGCGCGCAACGTGCTGCAGAACGCGTCCACCGCCGACTACGTCGACAGCCTCCTGAGCGCCGACCTCCGGCGCGCGGTCGGCGAGGGCACGGGCACGCAGCAGTGGCAGTCGGTGGCGATCCCGGTGGGGGACCAGGGCGCCACGAGCCCCGGCATCGTCGTCGGCTCGAGCATCGACATCCCGTCGGCCGGGAGGTACGAGCTGTACCTCGTCTACGACCTCGGCGACATCCAGCAGACCCTCGACTTCGTGGCGGGCACGATCCTCCTCGCGTTCCTCTTCCTCATCGTGCTCATCGGGGCGATCGCGTGGCTCGTGGTGCGCCTCGTGGTGGCGCCCATCCGCGTCGCCGCCGACACGAGCCAGAAGCTCGCGGCCGGGCAGCTCGAGGAGCGGCTGCCGGTCAAGGGCGAGGACGTGATCGCCACGCTCGCGCGCTCGTTCAACGGCATGGCCGACTCGCTGCAGTCGCAGATCACGCAGCTCGCCGACCTCTCCCAGCTGCAGCAGCGCTTCGTCTCCGACGTCTCGCACGAGCTGCGCACGCCGCTCACCACGATCCGGCTCGCCGGCGGCGTGCTCTACGACCTGCGCGAGGACTTCAGCCCGCCGGCCGCCCGCAGCGCCGAGCTGCTGCACACGCAGGTGGAGCGCTTCGAGACGCTGCTCGCCGACCTGCTGGAGATCAGCCGCTTCGACGCGGGCGCCGTGGACCTCGTGACCGAGCCGACCAACCTCGTGCGGCTCGTCGAGGACTCCATCGAGGAGTTCGAGGGCCTCGCCGCGCAGAAGGGCTCCGAGCTCAAGCTGGTCGCCCCCGGCGGCTACTTCGACGCCGAGATGGACGCGCGCCGCGTGCGCCGCATCGTCACGAACCTCGTCGGCAACGCGGTCGACCACGGCGAGGGCCGGCCCATCGTCATCACGGTCGACAGCGACCGGGACGCCGTCGCGCTCGCCGTCCGCGACTACGGCGTCGGCATGACGCACGAGGAGATGGGCCACGTCTTCGACCGGTTCTGGCGGGCGGATCCGTCGCGCCAGCGCACCACGGGCGGCACCGGCCTCGGCCTCGCCATCTCCCTGGAGGACACGAATTTGCACCACGGCTGGCTGCAGCTGTGGTCGCGGCCGGGCGAGGGGTCCTGCTTCCGCCTGACCCTGCCCCGACGCCCCGACGTCCCCCTCGACGGCTCGCCCGTCGCGCTGCCGCCCGACGATCCCGCGGACGACCGCGCCGACGAGGAGGACGCCCGTGTCCCCAGCACCTGA
- the mtrA gene encoding MtrAB system response regulator MtrA, producing MTARILVVDDDTALAEMIGIVLRTEGFEPSFCGDGGQALAAFHDAKPDLVLLDLMLPGLDGIQVCDLIRAESGIPIIMLTAKSDTADVVKGLESGADDYIVKPFNPKELVARIRTRLRPAAAASPGLLQVGDLVVDVEGHEVRRGEERINLTPLEFDLLHALASRPQQVFTREMLLEQVWGYQYKADTRLVNVHVQRLRAKVEDDPDNPRIVMTVRGVGYRAGAAA from the coding sequence ATGACAGCACGGATCCTGGTGGTCGACGACGACACCGCGCTCGCCGAGATGATCGGCATCGTCCTGCGCACCGAGGGGTTCGAGCCCTCGTTCTGCGGGGACGGCGGCCAGGCGCTCGCCGCGTTCCACGACGCGAAGCCCGACCTGGTGCTCCTCGACCTCATGCTCCCCGGCCTCGACGGCATCCAGGTGTGCGACCTCATCCGCGCCGAGTCGGGCATCCCCATCATCATGCTCACCGCGAAGTCCGACACGGCCGACGTCGTCAAGGGCCTCGAGTCCGGCGCCGACGACTACATCGTCAAGCCCTTCAACCCCAAGGAGCTCGTCGCCCGCATCCGCACGCGCCTGCGCCCCGCGGCCGCGGCGTCGCCCGGGCTCCTGCAGGTCGGCGACCTCGTGGTCGACGTCGAGGGCCACGAGGTGCGCCGGGGCGAGGAGCGGATCAACCTCACGCCCCTCGAGTTCGACCTCCTGCACGCGCTCGCCAGCCGCCCGCAGCAGGTCTTCACGCGCGAGATGCTCCTCGAGCAGGTCTGGGGCTACCAGTACAAGGCCGACACGCGCCTCGTCAACGTCCACGTGCAGCGCCTGCGCGCGAAGGTCGAGGACGACCCGGACAACCCGCGCATCGTCATGACCGTCCGCGGCGTCGGCTACCGCGCGGGGGCCGCGGCCTAG
- a CDS encoding DUF4129 domain-containing protein translates to MTASLLLDTAARAAAVPLDPDADDARRLLLDELAKPEYEAARPNALDLAAQAVGDWIASLLGGAGGGLADLAPVVIGVLVLAVVVAAFLVFGAPRRDRRRAAARGDGLFGSDDRRSAEELRRAAEASRRAGDLAAAASDLFRAIAREQAERTIVAVDPGTTARGFARRAGSAHPAHATRLVVAADEFDAVRYLGRPGTEEMLDRLAALDRDLRTAVPVLHEPVGAGPR, encoded by the coding sequence GTGACCGCCTCCCTCCTCCTCGACACGGCCGCGCGCGCGGCCGCGGTGCCGCTCGATCCCGACGCCGACGACGCGCGCCGCCTCCTCCTCGACGAGCTCGCGAAGCCCGAGTACGAGGCGGCCCGGCCGAACGCGCTCGACCTCGCGGCGCAGGCCGTGGGCGACTGGATCGCCTCGCTCCTCGGCGGCGCGGGCGGCGGCCTCGCGGACCTCGCGCCCGTGGTGATCGGCGTGCTCGTGCTCGCCGTGGTCGTGGCCGCGTTCCTGGTCTTCGGGGCGCCGCGCCGGGACCGCAGGCGGGCGGCGGCGCGCGGCGACGGGCTGTTCGGATCCGACGACCGGCGCTCCGCCGAGGAGCTGCGGCGCGCCGCCGAGGCGTCCCGGCGGGCGGGCGACCTGGCCGCCGCCGCGTCCGACCTCTTCCGGGCGATCGCGCGCGAGCAGGCCGAGCGCACGATCGTGGCGGTGGATCCGGGCACCACGGCCCGCGGGTTCGCCCGGCGCGCGGGCTCCGCGCACCCGGCCCACGCCACGCGCCTCGTCGTGGCCGCCGACGAATTCGACGCCGTCCGCTACCTCGGCCGCCCCGGCACCGAGGAGATGCTCGACCGGCTCGCGGCGCTGGACCGCGACCTGCGCACGGCCGTGCCCGTGCTGCACGAGCCCGTGGGCGCGGGTCCGCGGTGA